From the Deinococcus aestuarii genome, the window ATTCGGCGTCCCACCCTACGGGTTCCATTCGTGAGGCCTACACGACTCCGGGCTGGTTGGGTTTTCTGTCAGACCTGAGTGGGAACTCAGTAGGACTCGACTTTAACCCCGGTCCAGCGGGCAAACTTGGGCAAGTCATCACCTTTGGACGAGACCAAGAGTACAAGTACGTGCTGGCCGAGAGCTTGGAAGCCTTTCTCCGGGAGTACCTAACCCGACTGGAGGCTGGGCAAGTGCAGATCGTGAACCGGGAAGCTGAATCGTTTCTGTACCTGCTCGACGCGGACGGGAGGAGTTCGGAAAGTCACCGCCAGCTCACCGACCTCTACCCCGGCTTCGGTGCCGCCCCCGCCCGCCGATCCCGCTGATTTCCGTCCCAGGGACACTTCCCTCCCCCCGCCCGGCGTATCCTGCCCCTCATGAAGTGGTTGCGCGACCCCCAGCTCGTCCCCATCGCACAGAAGGTGGAGGCGGGTGAACGCCTGACCTTCGCCGAGGGCCTGAGCCTGTACCACACCCGCGACCTCAGCGCCCTGATGCGCCTGGCGAACCTGCAAAAGGAGCGGCTGCACGGCGACAAGGTGTATTTCGTCCACTCCATGCGCCTGGAGTTCACCAACATCTGCTACGTGGGCTGCACCTTCTGCGCCTTCGCCGCCCGCAAGGGCGAGGAGCGGGCGTGGGACTACTCGCCGGACGACGTGGTGGAGCAGGTCCGGCGCCGTTACCTCCCCGGCATCACCGAGCTGCACATGAGCAGCGGGCACCATCCCAACCACCCGTGGGAGTATTACCCGCAGATGGTGCACAGGCTCCGCGAGGCCTTCCCCGAGCTTCAGGTCAAGGCGTTCACCGCCGCCGAGATCGAGCACCTTTCCAAGATCAGCAAGAAGCCCACCCTGGAGGTTCTGCGCGAGTTGCAGGCGGCGGGGTTGAGCGCGATGCCGGGGGGCGGCGCGGAAATCTTCGCCGACCGGGTGCGGCGGCAGGTGGCGAAGAACAAGGTGAAGGCCGAGAAGTGGCTCCAGATTCACCGCGAGGCGCACTCGCTGGGGATGCGGACGAACG encodes:
- a CDS encoding SMI1/KNR4 family protein, with protein sequence MTSDLPAVLARLDAWLAAHVPAIHATLRPGASDTELDALEPLVGQKLPESFRTLYRWHDGEQLVVRGVFSLAFLPLAQIQFDWETWQDIGKNFPEMNQEINSASHPTGSIREAYTTPGWLGFLSDLSGNSVGLDFNPGPAGKLGQVITFGRDQEYKYVLAESLEAFLREYLTRLEAGQVQIVNREAESFLYLLDADGRSSESHRQLTDLYPGFGAAPARRSR
- the mqnE gene encoding aminofutalosine synthase MqnE yields the protein MKWLRDPQLVPIAQKVEAGERLTFAEGLSLYHTRDLSALMRLANLQKERLHGDKVYFVHSMRLEFTNICYVGCTFCAFAARKGEERAWDYSPDDVVEQVRRRYLPGITELHMSSGHHPNHPWEYYPQMVHRLREAFPELQVKAFTAAEIEHLSKISKKPTLEVLRELQAAGLSAMPGGGAEIFADRVRRQVAKNKVKAEKWLQIHREAHSLGMRTNATMLYGHIETLEERLDHMHRLRDLQDETGGFHAFIPLAFQPLGNTLAQNLGKTDFTTGLDDLRNLAVARLYLDNFPHVKGYWVMIGSELTQVSLDWGVSDIDGTIQEEHIAHAAGATSPMALSQAGMVKMIRRAGRLPVLRDAYYNELEVFPPTPAEAAD